A region of Tachyglossus aculeatus isolate mTacAcu1 chromosome X4, mTacAcu1.pri, whole genome shotgun sequence DNA encodes the following proteins:
- the LOC119947894 gene encoding olfactory receptor 2G3-like: MEWINASLGEDFILIGFSNWPGLEMALLGVVPTFYFLALVGNLVIILVSLVDPHLQTPMYLFLSHLSFLDLCLTTSITPMMLANLHHRDQVITHRGCIAQLYTSLALGCTECAILAVMAYDRYLAVCQPLRYVVLMPTRLGHLLTAASWSAGFSVSLAQTTLMLQVPLCGHRWLDHFFCELPVILQLACCDARWAEAQMFVARVIILVIPTSLILVSYGCVARAVLRVRSVAGRHRAFGTCGSHLTVVSLFFGPAICVYLQPTYSSSQEQGKFVSLFYTVVTPLLNPLTYTLRNKEVKEAMRRLLGRGQKGA; the protein is encoded by the coding sequence ATGGAGTGGATCAATGCCAGCTTGGGAGAAGACTTCATCCTGATTGGCTTCTCCAACTGGCCTGGACTTGAGATGGCCCTTTTAGGGGTGGTCCCCACCTTCTACTTCCTGGCCTTGGTGGGCAACTTGGTCATCATCCTAGTGTCCCTTGTGGACCCCCACCTCCAGACCCCCATGTATCTCTTCCTCAGCCACCTCTCCTTCTTGGACCTGTGTCTCACCACCAGCATCACCCCCATGATGTTGGCCAATCTGCATCACAGAGACCAAGTCATCACCCACAGAGGCTGCATTGCCCAACTGTACACCTCCCTAGCCCTGGGGTGCACCGAATGCGCCATCCTGGCTGTCATGGCCTACGATCGCTACTTGGCAGTCTGCCAGCCCCTGCGCTACGTAGTCCTCATGCCAACCCGGCTCGGCCACCTGCTGACCGCTGCCTCTTGGTCAGCCGGCTTCTCCGTCTCCCTGGCCCAGACGACTTTGATGCTGCAGGTGCCCCTGTGTGGACACCGTTGGCTGgaccacttcttctgtgagcTGCCGGTCATCCTGCAGCTGGCCTGCTGCGATGCCCGGTGGGCCGAGGCCCAGATGTTCGTGGCTCGGGTCATCATCCTGGtcatccccacctccctcatcctGGTCTCCTACGGCTGCGTCGCCCGGGCCGTCCTGCGGGTGAGGTCGGTGGCGGGGCGTCACAGGGCCTTTGGGACCTGTGGGTCCCATCTCACGGTGGTCTCCCTGTTCTTTGGCCCTGCCATCTGCGTCTACCTGCAGCCCACCTACTCCTCCTCCCAAGAGCAAGGCAAGTTCGTttccctcttctacactgtggtCACCCCCCTGCTCAACCCTCTCacctacaccctgaggaacaaggaggTGAAAGAGGCCATGCGAAGGCTTCTGGGAAGAGGACAAAAAGGAGCTTAA